In Gracilimonas sp., a single window of DNA contains:
- the ppsA gene encoding phosphoenolpyruvate synthase translates to MIKNLSEVSLEMIDEVGGKNASLGEMISSLSSRGISVPEGFVLTVEVYDRYMKENGIEDKIRSMIEKLDVNDLVQLRKTGMEIRQIVLDGEFPEDLQDKIKTRYTELSRKYGKDSTDVAVRSSATAEDLPEASFAGQQDSFLNVRGPNSVLSSIKACFASLFTDRAISYRASTDFAHKDVKLSVGIQKMARSDLGASGVAFSIDPESGFEHTVVINGTFGLGELLVQGEISPDEFIVFKPTLKEGKKAIIGKKLGNKTHKLAYGHKPNEMTKRLSLEESMRDKYCLSDDDVLQLAEWVVEIEKHYTERNGRWSPMDIEWAYDGLSNELFIVQARPETIHSNNMGTLTEFKIDDKNREGKLILEGTAVGDKIGSGKVNIIHTLDGRDGSADEISFQSGEVLVTEMTDPDWEPLMKKASAIITNKGGRTCHAAIVAREMGIPAIVGTEIATKCLKKSQKVTVSCGEGATGKVYEGVINYEEIHHKITELPATQTPVMLNIASPDLAFRLSGIPNSGVGLAREEFIINNYIKIHPLALLHHKEIGDEQLSTKINEIIYGYDDESEFFVEKLSFGIAHIGAAFYPSRVIVRFSDFKSNEYKNLLGGSYFEPEEENPMIGWRGASRYYSDKYKEAFGLECKAIKRVRDQYGLTNITVMIPFCRTPEELQKVLQTMGEFGLKRGKNGLEVYLMAELPSNIILAEEFAAHIDGFSIGSNDLTQLTLGLDRDSSLVAHVYDERNEAVKRMILMLLEKAKKTGTKVGICGQGPSDFPDFAEFLVYHGIDSISVTPDSIFKTLHSIHDLEQNLLQHA, encoded by the coding sequence ATGATTAAGAATTTATCAGAAGTGAGTTTAGAAATGATAGATGAGGTAGGGGGGAAAAATGCTTCACTGGGGGAAATGATTAGCAGTCTGTCAAGCAGGGGTATCAGCGTTCCGGAAGGTTTTGTCTTGACCGTGGAGGTTTACGATCGCTACATGAAAGAAAACGGAATTGAAGATAAAATCCGATCAATGATTGAAAAGCTGGATGTTAATGATCTTGTGCAGTTACGTAAAACAGGTATGGAGATACGCCAGATTGTTCTGGATGGAGAGTTTCCGGAAGATCTTCAGGATAAGATTAAAACCCGTTATACAGAGTTGTCCAGAAAATATGGTAAAGATTCTACTGATGTCGCAGTTCGTTCTTCGGCAACGGCTGAAGACCTGCCGGAAGCTTCTTTTGCAGGGCAGCAAGATTCCTTTCTTAATGTCCGTGGTCCCAACAGTGTTTTAAGTTCTATTAAGGCATGTTTTGCTTCGCTTTTTACCGACCGTGCAATTTCCTACCGGGCTTCCACTGATTTTGCCCATAAGGATGTTAAGCTTTCAGTAGGAATTCAAAAGATGGCCCGTTCTGACCTTGGAGCCTCCGGGGTGGCATTTTCCATCGATCCGGAAAGTGGATTTGAACATACGGTGGTTATAAACGGAACCTTTGGATTAGGTGAGCTGCTGGTACAGGGCGAAATTTCACCGGATGAATTTATTGTATTTAAACCGACTCTAAAAGAGGGTAAAAAGGCAATCATAGGGAAGAAACTGGGAAACAAAACTCATAAACTGGCATATGGTCACAAACCGAATGAAATGACTAAGCGCCTAAGCCTTGAGGAATCGATGCGGGATAAATATTGTCTCAGTGATGACGATGTGCTGCAGCTTGCCGAATGGGTTGTAGAGATAGAAAAACACTATACTGAACGCAATGGACGGTGGTCACCCATGGATATTGAGTGGGCCTATGACGGGCTTTCTAATGAGCTGTTTATTGTGCAGGCTCGTCCTGAAACGATTCATTCCAATAACATGGGAACGCTCACAGAGTTTAAAATCGATGATAAAAACCGGGAGGGTAAATTAATTTTAGAAGGAACAGCTGTAGGAGATAAAATAGGTTCCGGGAAGGTGAATATTATTCATACGCTTGATGGTCGGGATGGTTCGGCTGATGAGATAAGTTTCCAAAGCGGTGAGGTACTGGTCACGGAAATGACTGATCCTGATTGGGAACCGCTAATGAAAAAAGCTTCCGCAATTATCACTAACAAAGGGGGGCGTACTTGTCACGCCGCAATTGTGGCACGTGAGATGGGAATTCCCGCTATTGTAGGAACGGAAATTGCGACAAAATGCCTGAAGAAAAGTCAAAAAGTAACTGTATCCTGCGGCGAAGGCGCTACCGGAAAAGTTTATGAGGGGGTTATTAATTACGAAGAAATTCATCATAAAATAACTGAGCTGCCGGCAACTCAGACCCCGGTTATGTTGAACATTGCCTCGCCGGATCTTGCATTTAGGCTCAGCGGCATACCCAATTCAGGCGTGGGATTAGCCCGGGAAGAGTTTATCATTAATAACTACATAAAAATACATCCCCTGGCTCTTTTGCATCATAAGGAGATTGGTGATGAACAGCTGAGTACAAAGATTAATGAGATCATTTATGGTTATGATGATGAAAGTGAATTTTTTGTTGAAAAGCTTTCATTTGGCATAGCCCATATTGGTGCGGCTTTTTATCCTTCGCGGGTAATCGTTCGGTTTTCAGATTTTAAATCAAATGAGTATAAAAACCTGTTGGGTGGTTCTTATTTCGAACCGGAAGAAGAGAATCCCATGATAGGCTGGCGGGGAGCTTCCCGGTATTATTCCGATAAATACAAAGAAGCTTTTGGTCTGGAGTGTAAAGCTATTAAAAGGGTGCGTGATCAATATGGGCTGACCAATATCACGGTAATGATTCCCTTTTGTCGAACCCCGGAAGAATTGCAGAAAGTGCTGCAGACGATGGGAGAGTTTGGCCTGAAAAGAGGGAAAAATGGACTGGAAGTTTACCTGATGGCTGAGCTGCCTTCAAATATTATTTTGGCTGAAGAGTTTGCTGCTCATATAGACGGATTTTCGATTGGTTCGAATGATTTGACACAACTAACTTTAGGTCTTGATCGTGATTCATCACTGGTTGCTCACGTCTATGATGAACGGAATGAAGCGGTAAAGCGCATGATTCTCATGCTATTGGAAAAAGCCAAGAAAACAGGAACCAAAGTTGGTATATGCGGGCAGGGCCCATCGGATTTTCCCGACTTTGCCGAATTTCTTGTATATCATGGCATTGACAGTATTTCTGTTACACCTGATTCCATATTCAAAACCTTGCATTCTATCCATGATCTGGAGCAGAATCTGTTACAACATGCATGA
- a CDS encoding STAS domain-containing protein has protein sequence MAKKSDTKENKSENEKDKKYPNIPGQPPDESTASLLRELVAHLRQKRSELREEWARRIQEAELLRAMNKEEILAEATSVYDNYVEALETGTYEALQSYARNLSERIIPRGVETHEVVGIVLLLRDVLARSLFAKYRDDFSKLNRILDAYEPAANRIANTVAVGFVQERERVIREQQEAIRELSTPVLQVRERLLILPIIGIIDPKRAQQFTEQLLQAIRRNRAKVVVIDITGVPTMDEKVANHLVQTVDATRLLGASVIVTGLSSEIAQTLVTIGVDLTKIITVGDLQGGIEEAERKLGYRVQQVEPAQRQT, from the coding sequence ATGGCTAAGAAAAGCGATACTAAGGAAAATAAATCCGAAAACGAGAAGGATAAAAAGTATCCCAATATCCCGGGCCAACCGCCTGACGAGTCTACTGCTTCACTGCTGCGTGAGCTTGTCGCTCACCTTAGACAAAAAAGAAGTGAACTAAGGGAGGAATGGGCTCGACGTATTCAGGAAGCTGAACTTTTGAGAGCTATGAATAAGGAAGAGATTTTAGCAGAAGCTACTTCTGTATATGATAATTATGTAGAAGCACTAGAAACGGGGACCTATGAAGCGCTGCAATCTTATGCCCGAAATCTTTCTGAGCGTATTATTCCCAGAGGGGTAGAAACGCACGAGGTTGTTGGGATTGTGCTTTTGCTTCGTGATGTTTTGGCGAGATCTCTTTTTGCCAAATATCGTGATGACTTCAGCAAACTCAATCGGATTCTGGATGCTTATGAACCCGCAGCTAACCGCATTGCAAATACCGTTGCTGTAGGTTTTGTTCAGGAGCGCGAGAGGGTGATTCGTGAACAACAGGAAGCTATCCGTGAGCTGTCAACGCCGGTGCTTCAGGTTCGCGAGCGACTTCTCATTTTGCCGATTATTGGTATTATTGATCCAAAGCGTGCACAGCAGTTTACTGAACAACTTTTGCAGGCTATTCGCCGAAATAGGGCTAAAGTAGTTGTGATTGATATAACCGGGGTGCCGACTATGGATGAAAAGGTAGCCAATCACCTCGTTCAAACAGTAGATGCAACACGATTATTGGGGGCTAGTGTGATTGTTACCGGCCTTTCCTCAGAAATTGCTCAAACACTCGTTACAATAGGAGTCGATCTTACTAAGATTATTACGGTTGGTGACTTGCAGGGTGGTATTGAAGAAGCGGAACGTAAACTCGGTTACAGAGTACAACAGGTAGAGCCTGCACAGCGCCAAACTTAA
- a CDS encoding STAS domain-containing protein, which produces MRVPILKQGNYLIASVQSSLSDEELLKLRDDLVAKVSQVRARGVIIDVTVLDVMDSFATRILKDIAQMIKLRGAPTVVVGVQPDVALAMVQLGLSLGHLETALDLEEGLALLDDFNQPNNEN; this is translated from the coding sequence ATGCGAGTACCTATCCTAAAACAAGGTAATTACCTAATTGCCTCGGTTCAGTCGTCACTTAGCGATGAAGAATTATTAAAACTCAGAGATGACCTTGTTGCCAAAGTTTCACAAGTAAGGGCGCGTGGAGTTATTATCGACGTCACCGTACTGGATGTTATGGATTCTTTTGCAACTCGTATTCTGAAAGATATCGCCCAAATGATTAAACTTAGGGGAGCACCAACTGTAGTTGTAGGGGTTCAGCCTGATGTGGCTTTAGCTATGGTTCAGTTGGGGCTGAGTTTGGGGCATCTGGAAACAGCATTGGACTTGGAGGAAGGGTTAGCTCTTTTGGATGATTTCAATCAACCGAACAACGAGAATTAA
- a CDS encoding anti-sigma regulatory factor, with the protein MDKDSKKTENDLKKLTAEVFPIGSDLDLVSIRDFGRKMAAQIGFEGSDQTLIATALSEICRNVLEYAGTGEVKIEPDKDKNSEGILITVTDTGPGIEDVRKALQEGYSTGRGMGIGLPGTKRIMDKFEIHSNIGKGTTVIMAKWLDKYEF; encoded by the coding sequence ATGGATAAGGACTCCAAAAAAACTGAAAATGATCTTAAGAAGCTGACCGCGGAAGTTTTTCCGATAGGCTCTGATTTAGATTTGGTTTCCATACGGGATTTTGGCAGAAAAATGGCCGCACAAATTGGTTTCGAGGGTAGCGATCAAACCCTTATAGCTACCGCTCTTTCAGAAATTTGCCGAAATGTATTGGAATATGCAGGTACAGGAGAGGTTAAGATTGAACCTGATAAAGATAAAAACTCAGAAGGGATTTTGATTACAGTCACGGACACCGGACCGGGTATTGAAGATGTAAGAAAAGCATTGCAGGAAGGTTATTCCACTGGTCGCGGTATGGGAATCGGTTTGCCGGGTACAAAAAGAATTATGGACAAATTTGAAATACATTCAAATATTGGCAAGGGAACCACTGTAATTATGGCAAAATGGCTTGATAAATATGAGTTTTAA
- a CDS encoding SpoIIE family protein phosphatase produces the protein MSFNDHKIETGKTKFIAWSSARLPKEGEKICGDLSLVKKSNGKVLVAAVDGLGHGVSAAKASKKAIDLLESFEKESLINLIHRCHKELRQTRGVVMSLALIDSKENMMTWIGVGNVEGVLFRAHSEVGQKLERIVLRGGVIGYKLPSLQAAMIPIFKDDIVVFTTDGVEHDYVDELNASEHPEEIVEFVASNYFKKSDDALIIAGKYLGEGFQYEN, from the coding sequence ATGAGTTTTAACGATCATAAAATAGAAACCGGTAAAACAAAGTTTATTGCATGGAGTTCAGCACGACTCCCCAAGGAAGGAGAGAAAATTTGTGGCGACCTTAGCTTGGTAAAAAAGTCAAATGGAAAAGTTTTAGTTGCAGCAGTAGATGGGCTTGGACATGGAGTCAGTGCGGCTAAGGCGAGTAAAAAAGCTATCGATTTGCTGGAATCATTTGAAAAAGAATCCCTTATTAATCTTATTCACCGATGCCATAAAGAACTTCGGCAAACCCGAGGGGTTGTAATGAGTCTGGCTCTGATAGATTCAAAGGAAAATATGATGACGTGGATTGGAGTAGGAAATGTAGAAGGGGTATTATTTCGTGCTCATTCTGAAGTCGGCCAAAAACTGGAACGAATTGTATTAAGAGGCGGCGTGATAGGATACAAATTACCATCACTTCAAGCAGCTATGATTCCTATTTTTAAAGATGATATTGTAGTATTTACAACTGATGGTGTGGAGCATGATTATGTAGATGAATTAAATGCTAGTGAGCACCCCGAAGAAATTGTTGAATTCGTAGCTTCTAATTATTTCAAAAAATCTGATGATGCATTAATTATTGCTGGAAAGTATTTGGGAGAAGGATTTCAATATGAAAACTAA
- a CDS encoding PAS domain-containing protein → MKTKVGRYITEQFYEGLKDYLVNEKEEILAKAYEMGRKSLQEGYTELNIIEMYKSAQLRLNENGLEFDTKEKFNRASRYLTEWLAPYEVRLRSYRDMIKKLNTKNDQLEKEIENRKQAEKELQRSRAYFQTLIENAQDIITILDHKGIIRYESPSVERILGYEPKELNGRDAFQYLHEDDREKVLKLFAEVVANPNLVHTAEYRFRHKSGKWVYLESIAKNIPDSMDGPVVVVNSRDITDRISNIRKLEENKVQLAEAQRIAKVGSWEWNPGIKGNELEWSEEMCRIYGVKPENFDHSYDTFIERVHPDDRERTQRIIKRCLENKESCSFEHKIIRTDGEVRTLLCMGHMITDENDKVVKMIGTGQDVTEQKEKEKKLKEYSEQLRKLSARIERAREEERIRISREVHDELGQMLTVLKMDISMLNSEMREMLPDDTHTFFHNEAQKVLERINVIIKSVQRITTELRPEVLDDLGLKDAIEWQAQEFSNRTGIDIHFSSGISDTDFLDDEQSTTLFRIFQETLTNVLRHAKATTVDINLRKENNHIQLIIVDDGIGITQKEKEASTSLGLIGMRERTQLLGGSVSIEGEKEKGTKVVLTIPFEKTEKNK, encoded by the coding sequence ATGAAAACTAAGGTTGGAAGATATATCACTGAGCAGTTTTATGAAGGCCTTAAAGATTATTTGGTCAATGAAAAGGAAGAAATATTGGCTAAGGCTTATGAAATGGGCCGAAAAAGCTTACAGGAAGGATATACTGAGCTGAACATAATCGAAATGTATAAAAGTGCTCAGTTAAGGCTGAATGAAAATGGGTTAGAGTTTGATACAAAGGAAAAATTTAACAGGGCTTCCCGTTATCTGACTGAGTGGCTGGCACCGTATGAAGTAAGGCTGCGAAGTTATCGGGATATGATTAAAAAGCTCAATACAAAAAATGACCAGCTTGAGAAAGAAATAGAAAACCGTAAACAAGCCGAGAAAGAACTTCAGCGTAGCAGGGCTTATTTCCAGACACTAATTGAAAATGCACAAGACATTATTACCATACTCGATCATAAAGGTATTATTCGTTATGAAAGTCCTTCTGTGGAACGTATTCTGGGGTATGAACCCAAGGAGTTAAATGGCAGAGATGCTTTCCAATATTTGCATGAAGATGACAGAGAAAAGGTTTTGAAATTATTTGCTGAAGTTGTGGCTAATCCCAACCTTGTACACACGGCTGAATACAGATTTCGACATAAGAGTGGAAAATGGGTTTATCTGGAAAGCATAGCCAAGAACATTCCGGATAGTATGGACGGCCCGGTTGTAGTGGTTAACTCACGCGATATAACCGATCGCATTAGCAATATCCGAAAGTTAGAGGAAAACAAAGTTCAGCTTGCTGAAGCACAGCGCATTGCAAAAGTTGGCAGTTGGGAATGGAATCCGGGTATAAAAGGAAATGAACTTGAATGGTCAGAGGAAATGTGCCGGATATACGGAGTTAAGCCGGAAAATTTTGATCATAGTTATGATACTTTTATCGAACGGGTTCATCCGGATGATCGGGAAAGAACGCAACGTATCATCAAAAGGTGCCTGGAAAATAAAGAGTCTTGTTCCTTTGAACATAAAATAATACGAACGGATGGTGAAGTACGTACTCTGTTATGTATGGGGCACATGATTACAGATGAGAATGATAAGGTCGTAAAAATGATTGGTACGGGGCAGGATGTTACCGAGCAGAAGGAAAAAGAAAAAAAACTGAAAGAATATAGCGAACAGCTTCGGAAGCTGTCAGCACGAATTGAGCGTGCCAGAGAGGAGGAACGAATTCGAATTTCGAGAGAAGTACATGATGAATTAGGACAAATGTTGACTGTTCTTAAGATGGACATCTCTATGCTTAATAGTGAAATGCGAGAAATGCTTCCAGATGATACCCACACTTTTTTTCATAATGAAGCACAGAAAGTATTGGAAAGAATCAACGTGATTATTAAATCTGTTCAGAGAATAACTACCGAATTGAGGCCTGAAGTTTTGGATGATCTAGGACTGAAAGACGCCATTGAATGGCAGGCTCAGGAGTTCAGTAATCGTACAGGAATAGATATCCATTTTAGTTCTGGCATTTCTGATACCGATTTTTTGGACGATGAACAGTCAACTACCCTGTTTCGCATTTTTCAGGAAACATTGACGAATGTACTTCGACACGCTAAGGCTACGACAGTTGACATTAACTTAAGAAAAGAAAATAATCATATACAGTTGATTATCGTGGATGATGGTATTGGAATTACTCAAAAAGAAAAAGAAGCGTCAACCTCATTAGGTCTTATCGGAATGAGAGAGCGCACACAGCTTCTTGGGGGTAGTGTAAGTATTGAAGGAGAAAAAGAAAAAGGAACCAAGGTTGTTTTAACGATTCCGTTTGAAAAAACGGAGAAGAATAAATAA
- a CDS encoding response regulator transcription factor — protein MIKVIIADDHPLVREGIKKVVDQSTIDIEVSGEASDAHELMDMLREQKADIIILDIAMPGKSGLDVLKDIKDFHPNLPVLILSMHPEDRFAIRALKAGASGYLNKSSISDQMVNAIRKIVVEKKRYISPNVAEQLAARVDLNHEQPLHESLSDREYQILCMIGSGKKVNEIAKELSISIQTVHTYRSRIKEKTNLNSNVEITRYALQHNLID, from the coding sequence ATGATAAAAGTAATAATTGCAGATGATCACCCTCTTGTAAGAGAAGGGATAAAAAAAGTCGTGGATCAGAGTACTATTGATATTGAGGTTTCCGGGGAAGCTTCTGATGCTCATGAATTGATGGATATGCTGAGGGAGCAAAAAGCAGATATTATAATATTAGATATAGCAATGCCGGGTAAAAGTGGCCTTGATGTATTGAAGGATATCAAGGATTTTCATCCAAACCTCCCTGTATTGATTTTAAGTATGCATCCGGAAGATCGGTTTGCTATCAGGGCACTTAAGGCCGGCGCATCAGGTTATCTGAATAAAAGCAGTATTTCAGATCAAATGGTAAATGCTATCCGAAAGATTGTGGTGGAAAAGAAAAGATATATTAGCCCGAATGTTGCTGAACAGCTCGCGGCTCGGGTTGATCTTAATCACGAACAGCCTCTTCATGAATCACTTTCAGATAGGGAATATCAGATTTTGTGCATGATCGGATCCGGGAAAAAAGTAAATGAAATTGCTAAAGAATTATCTATAAGCATTCAAACGGTACATACCTATCGTTCAAGAATAAAAGAGAAAACAAACCTAAACTCGAATGTAGAAATTACTCGTTATGCTCTGCAACATAATCTGATTGATTGA
- a CDS encoding carboxypeptidase-like regulatory domain-containing protein, which produces MFRLKNSILSSVFAILFGLVLLPVNSTLQGQTIQASSDAMITISGDVINADNNQPVPGVLVTIVGDVGENKEVESNQRGKFSFNSLSPGKYTLKVDDPRYEEFSKDVELTSQDSNKKITIKLKPA; this is translated from the coding sequence ATGTTTAGACTTAAAAATTCAATTCTATCAAGTGTATTTGCAATATTGTTTGGGTTGGTACTTTTGCCAGTCAATTCAACACTGCAAGGCCAAACCATCCAAGCAAGTTCGGATGCTATGATTACTATTAGTGGGGATGTTATCAATGCTGATAATAATCAACCTGTACCCGGTGTTCTTGTCACCATTGTTGGGGATGTTGGGGAGAATAAAGAAGTTGAATCCAATCAACGAGGTAAGTTCAGCTTTAATAGTCTCAGTCCCGGAAAATATACTCTTAAAGTAGATGATCCGAGATATGAAGAATTCTCAAAAGATGTTGAACTCACAAGCCAGGACAGTAATAAAAAAATAACCATAAAACTGAAACCTGCATAA
- a CDS encoding response regulator transcription factor — translation MIKVIIADDHPLVREGIKKVLVKGDLEIEVIGEASESEELMDLLDKELPNLLILDIGMPGKSGLDMLNEIRQKYKDLRVLMLSMHPEDRFAVRALKAGAYGYLNKESVTGKLLNAIETIVNRNKRYISDKVAEQLVREVNEGESNTPHEKLSDREFEVMCMIASGKKIKEIAKDLSLSTRTIHTYRSRLMDKMGLRSNVAITRYALTHQLIEEP, via the coding sequence ATGATTAAAGTAATTATAGCTGATGATCATCCTCTGGTAAGAGAGGGCATTAAAAAAGTTCTGGTAAAAGGTGATCTCGAAATAGAGGTTATCGGAGAAGCATCAGAATCAGAAGAACTGATGGACTTGTTGGATAAAGAATTGCCCAATTTATTAATTCTGGATATAGGAATGCCGGGTAAAAGTGGATTAGATATGTTAAATGAGATTAGGCAAAAATACAAAGATTTACGTGTTCTGATGCTGAGTATGCATCCGGAAGATCGATTTGCAGTACGGGCGCTTAAGGCCGGAGCCTATGGATATTTAAATAAAGAAAGTGTTACCGGTAAGCTTTTGAATGCAATAGAAACGATAGTAAATAGAAATAAGAGATATATCAGTGATAAAGTTGCTGAGCAATTGGTTCGGGAGGTAAATGAGGGAGAATCTAATACACCCCATGAAAAACTTTCAGACCGTGAATTTGAGGTAATGTGTATGATTGCATCAGGTAAAAAGATCAAAGAAATAGCAAAAGATCTTTCCCTGAGTACCAGGACTATACACACATATCGATCAAGATTAATGGATAAAATGGGGCTAAGATCAAATGTTGCAATAACCCGATACGCATTAACTCATCAACTAATTGAAGAGCCCTAA
- a CDS encoding sigma-54 dependent transcriptional regulator, whose protein sequence is MQSDSKYHKESKDKIEPIFIAESPSMKELCSQINRIAKTEATVLLTGESGTGKEIVSRLIHHRSGRKERPFVALNCGAIPKDIVESELFGFEKGAFTGAFKQKEGCFELADNGTLFLDEIGEMCLDMQVKLLRAVEYKTFRRIGGKKEIKTDVRIIAATNRDMSDAMKNGEFRKDLFYRLSVIELHIPPLRERKEDIPALVNCFLNMFSKKYKCEGKKLSDESMQLLLEYNWPGNVRELRNTMERCVIMCQDSTIRPAYLTNDISGIKEYEGNQGASNNDLVNSTTRLDNGHQRYTMKENSYSNGHDFDYQKIENNGNGSYSQKELNIPVGASMQEAERILINKTLSMVDNNKSEAAKILGFSRQTLHNKLNKYNGQSSTS, encoded by the coding sequence ATGCAAAGTGATAGTAAATACCATAAGGAAAGTAAGGACAAAATCGAACCCATTTTTATAGCGGAATCTCCATCCATGAAGGAGTTATGTTCCCAAATTAACAGGATTGCCAAAACAGAAGCTACTGTGCTTTTGACCGGTGAAAGTGGAACGGGGAAAGAAATTGTATCCCGGTTAATCCATCACCGAAGTGGACGAAAAGAAAGACCTTTTGTAGCCCTTAATTGCGGAGCCATTCCAAAAGATATTGTAGAAAGTGAATTATTTGGTTTTGAGAAAGGGGCTTTTACAGGGGCATTTAAACAAAAAGAAGGATGTTTTGAGTTAGCTGATAATGGAACTCTTTTTCTAGATGAAATAGGTGAGATGTGCTTGGATATGCAAGTAAAATTATTGCGGGCTGTTGAATATAAAACCTTTCGACGTATTGGTGGGAAAAAGGAAATTAAAACAGATGTTCGAATTATCGCAGCTACTAATCGGGACATGTCTGATGCGATGAAAAATGGTGAATTCAGAAAAGATCTTTTTTACAGATTAAGTGTCATTGAATTGCATATTCCTCCTTTAAGAGAACGAAAGGAAGATATACCGGCCTTGGTCAATTGTTTTCTGAATATGTTTTCTAAAAAATATAAATGTGAAGGCAAAAAATTATCGGACGAAAGTATGCAATTGCTATTAGAATATAATTGGCCGGGTAATGTAAGAGAACTGAGAAATACAATGGAAAGATGCGTTATAATGTGTCAGGATTCTACTATTCGTCCCGCTTATCTTACAAATGATATCTCAGGAATTAAGGAATATGAAGGTAATCAAGGAGCATCTAATAACGATTTGGTTAATTCAACTACAAGGCTAGATAATGGCCATCAAAGATACACAATGAAAGAGAACAGTTATAGTAATGGCCACGATTTCGACTATCAAAAAATTGAAAACAACGGAAATGGGTCTTACTCCCAAAAGGAATTAAATATTCCAGTTGGTGCCAGTATGCAGGAAGCAGAGAGAATATTGATCAACAAAACTCTTTCTATGGTAGATAATAATAAATCAGAGGCAGCAAAAATTTTAGGGTTTAGTCGTCAGACTCTCCACAACAAATTGAATAAGTACAATGGGCAGAGTAGTACCTCATGA